From the Candidatus Polarisedimenticolaceae bacterium genome, the window TCGAGGCGAAGGGGCGCCACATCGTCTCGTCCGCGATCGAGCACCCCGCGATCGTCGCGCCGCTCGCCCGACTCGAGCGACGGGGGTGGACGGTGAGCCGCGTCGCCCCGGCGCCCGACGGGGCCGTGCGCGCCGAGGACGTGATCGCCGCCTTCCGCGACGACACGACGCTCGTCACGGTGATGCACGCGAACAACGAGACCGGCGCGATCCAGCCCGTCGCCGCGATCGCGCGGGCGGCGCGCGCGCGGGGAATCGTCGTCCACACCGACGCCGCGCAGTCCGTCGGCAAGGTTCCGCTCGACGTGGACGA encodes:
- a CDS encoding aminotransferase class V-fold PLP-dependent enzyme — translated: MIYLDHNATTPVAAEVVQAIVDALTGAWGNPSSGHDAGRRARAVVERAREEVASLLCSAADSIVFTGGGTEADHLAVLGVAEALEAKGRHIVSSAIEHPAIVAPLARLERRGWTVSRVAPAPDGAVRAEDVIAAFRDDTTLVTVMHANNETGAIQPVAAIARAARARGIVVHTDAAQSVGKVPLDVD